One Gemmatimonadota bacterium DNA window includes the following coding sequences:
- a CDS encoding DUF350 domain-containing protein: MEWSIIGLNFLYAALGVVLMYVSYRTIDKLTPEVNFAEELRKGNVAVAIFIAAIFVSIALIIGGALN; this comes from the coding sequence ATGGAATGGAGCATCATCGGACTGAATTTCCTCTACGCCGCGCTCGGCGTGGTGCTGATGTATGTGTCGTACCGGACCATCGACAAGCTCACCCCGGAGGTGAATTTCGCCGAGGAGCTGCGCAAGGGGAACGTGGCGGTGGCCATCTTCATCGCCGCGATCTTCGTGTCGATCGCGCTCATCATCGGCGGCGCGCTCAACTGA
- a CDS encoding chalcone isomerase family protein, with translation MLLLLTTLLSAQPAALPAAADTGRTMNGVTMPATIDVGGTTLSLNGMALRKKFIIKVYVAGLYVASASRSADEILGADAPRQMVMHFISGHGTKDKVCGAWNDGLKDNTPGASAELKQQFVDLCGMMQDLKNGESLTITYLPGTGTTINIAGTDKGTVAGKDFADAILRCWIGPKPGPGEGFKKNLLGQS, from the coding sequence ATGCTGCTCCTGCTCACCACGCTGCTCTCGGCCCAGCCCGCCGCCCTGCCCGCCGCCGCCGACACCGGCCGGACCATGAACGGCGTCACCATGCCCGCCACCATCGACGTCGGCGGCACCACCCTCTCCCTCAACGGGATGGCGCTGCGCAAGAAGTTCATCATCAAGGTGTACGTGGCGGGGCTCTACGTCGCGTCGGCCTCCCGCAGCGCCGACGAGATCCTCGGCGCCGACGCGCCGCGGCAGATGGTCATGCACTTCATCTCGGGGCACGGCACCAAGGACAAGGTCTGCGGGGCCTGGAATGACGGTCTCAAGGACAACACCCCGGGCGCCAGCGCGGAGCTCAAGCAGCAGTTCGTGGACCTGTGCGGGATGATGCAGGACCTCAAGAACGGCGAGAGCCTCACCATCACGTACCTCCCCGGCACCGGCACCACGATCAACATCGCCGGCACCGACAAGGGCACCGTGGCGGGCAAGGACTTCGCCGACGCGATCCTGCGCTGCTGGATCGGCCCCAAGCCCGGCCCCGGCGAGGGCTTCAAGAAGAACCTGCTCGGCCAGTCCTGA
- a CDS encoding DUF485 domain-containing protein — MADPEAELRALSGARRRVALWLTATMVVIYFGFLGLIAWQKPLLGTLVRPGLSLGILLGALVIVSCWILTWLYVRWTNTRYDPEIARLRRLL, encoded by the coding sequence GTGGCCGATCCGGAAGCGGAGCTCCGGGCCCTCTCGGGGGCCCGGCGCCGGGTGGCGCTGTGGCTCACGGCCACCATGGTCGTGATCTACTTCGGCTTCCTCGGCCTCATCGCCTGGCAGAAGCCGCTGCTCGGCACCCTCGTGCGCCCTGGCCTCTCGCTCGGCATCCTGCTCGGCGCGCTGGTGATCGTCTCCTGCTGGATCCTCACCTGGCTCTACGTCCGCTGGACCAACACCCGCTACGACCCCGAGATCGCCCGCCTCCGGCGCCTCCTCTGA
- the actP gene encoding cation/acetate symporter ActP, translated as MILLQLPQTTVGAPSLVAKGFFFLFLATTLGITWWAARRTRTTEHFYTAGRTITARQNGIALAGDYMSAASFLGIAGLVSLTGFDGLIYSTGWLVGWPVVLFLIAEPLRNLGKYTFADAVTVRFRQKPVRLAAAVGTLATVTLYLIAQMVGAGGLIRLLFGLSYETAVVVVGAAMIAYVLFGGMLATTWVQIVKAGLLLSGAALLALLVLARFDFNPARLFAEASARYGAAVLSPGKLVANPLDAISLGMALMFGTAGLPHILMRFYTVPDARAARASVFYATGIIGTFYLLTFVLGFGAMVLVGPDAIKAVDAGGNMAAPLLAELLGGTAFLGFIGAVAFATILAVVAGLTLSGAAALSHDLWVNVVKGGQADAHEQLRVARIATLLLGLVAVALGITFKGQNVAFMVGLAFAIAASGNFPALILSIFWRGATTAGIVTGMLTGTGATLLLIALSPTVQVDLLHHDAAWFPLKNPALVTMPLGFLSAIVVSLLFPEPAAAEAHARAQRRAALGQAEEPAA; from the coding sequence ATGATCCTCCTCCAGCTCCCCCAGACCACGGTGGGCGCCCCGAGCCTGGTGGCCAAGGGGTTCTTCTTCCTCTTCCTCGCCACCACCCTCGGCATCACCTGGTGGGCCGCGCGGCGCACCCGCACCACCGAGCACTTCTACACCGCCGGCCGCACCATCACCGCGCGGCAGAACGGCATCGCCCTCGCCGGCGACTACATGAGCGCCGCCTCCTTCCTGGGCATCGCGGGGCTGGTGTCGCTCACCGGCTTCGACGGCCTCATCTACTCCACCGGCTGGCTGGTGGGGTGGCCGGTGGTGCTGTTCCTCATCGCCGAGCCGCTGCGGAACCTGGGCAAGTACACCTTCGCCGACGCCGTGACCGTCCGCTTCCGCCAGAAGCCGGTCCGCCTGGCCGCCGCGGTGGGCACGCTGGCCACCGTGACGCTCTACCTCATTGCCCAGATGGTCGGGGCGGGGGGCCTCATCCGGCTCCTGTTCGGGCTGTCGTACGAGACGGCGGTGGTGGTGGTGGGCGCGGCGATGATCGCCTACGTGCTCTTCGGCGGCATGCTCGCCACCACCTGGGTGCAGATCGTCAAGGCGGGGCTGCTGCTCTCGGGGGCGGCGCTGCTCGCCCTGCTGGTGCTGGCGCGGTTCGACTTCAACCCCGCCCGGCTCTTCGCGGAGGCGAGCGCGCGCTACGGCGCCGCGGTGCTCTCGCCGGGCAAGCTGGTGGCCAACCCGCTCGACGCCATCTCGCTCGGGATGGCGCTGATGTTCGGCACGGCGGGGCTGCCGCACATCCTGATGCGCTTCTACACCGTGCCCGACGCCCGGGCCGCGCGCGCCTCGGTGTTCTACGCCACCGGCATCATCGGCACCTTCTACCTGCTCACCTTCGTGCTCGGCTTCGGCGCCATGGTGCTGGTGGGACCCGACGCCATCAAGGCGGTGGACGCCGGCGGGAACATGGCCGCGCCGCTGCTGGCCGAGCTGCTGGGCGGCACCGCCTTCCTCGGGTTCATCGGGGCGGTGGCCTTCGCCACGATCCTGGCGGTGGTGGCCGGCCTCACGCTCTCCGGCGCGGCCGCGCTCTCCCACGACCTCTGGGTGAACGTGGTGAAGGGCGGCCAGGCCGACGCGCACGAGCAGCTGCGGGTGGCGCGCATCGCCACCCTGCTGCTGGGCCTCGTGGCGGTGGCGCTCGGCATCACCTTCAAGGGCCAGAACGTGGCCTTCATGGTGGGGCTGGCCTTTGCCATCGCGGCCAGCGGCAACTTCCCCGCGCTCATCCTCTCCATCTTCTGGCGCGGCGCCACCACCGCGGGCATCGTCACCGGCATGCTCACCGGCACCGGCGCCACGCTGCTGCTCATCGCCCTCTCGCCCACGGTGCAGGTGGACCTGCTGCACCACGACGCGGCCTGGTTCCCGCTCAAGAACCCCGCGCTGGTGACCATGCCGCTCGGCTTCCTGTCGGCGATCGTGGTCTCGCTTCTCTTCCCGGAACCGGCCGCGGCGGAGGCGCATGCCCGGGCGCAGCGCCGCGCCGCCCTGGGCCAGGCGGAGGAGCCGGCGGCGTGA
- the actP gene encoding cation/acetate symporter ActP has protein sequence MTAQLLFFAFLAITLGITWWAARKTRTADHFYAAGRSITALQNGFALAGDYMSASSFLGISGLVALSGFDGLIYAAGGLVGWPIVLFLIAEPLRNLGKYTFADVLAARLRQVPVRLAAAVGTLATVSLYLIAQMVGAGGLIRLLFGLSYEAAVGIVGVAMIAYVLFGGMLATTWVQIVKAALLLAGAMLLTGLVLAQVGFSPLGLFAAAAARQGNAVLAPGKLVANPVDAVSLGLALMFGTAGLPHILMRFYTVPDARAARRSVFFATGLIGVFFLLTFVIGFGAMLLVGPEAIRAADPGGNMAAPLLAERLGGTGLLGFVGAVAFATILAVVAGLTLSGAAALSHDLWVHVVRRGVADPAEELRVARVATLALGVLAVVLGITFKGQNVAFMVGLAFAIAASGNFPALMLTLFWRGTTTRGAVAAMLTGTGATLLLIYLSPTIQVDLLHRAAAPFPLRNPAIVSLPLGFLAGVVVSRLWPEPAAAAAFEGMERRAAVGTDR, from the coding sequence GTGACGGCGCAGCTCCTCTTCTTCGCGTTCCTCGCCATCACCCTCGGCATCACCTGGTGGGCCGCCCGGAAGACCCGCACCGCCGACCACTTCTACGCCGCGGGCCGCAGCATCACCGCCCTGCAGAACGGCTTTGCGCTGGCCGGCGACTACATGAGCGCCTCCTCGTTCCTCGGCATCTCGGGGCTGGTGGCGCTCTCGGGCTTCGACGGCCTCATCTACGCCGCCGGCGGGCTGGTGGGGTGGCCCATCGTGCTGTTCCTGATCGCCGAGCCGCTGCGCAACCTGGGCAAGTACACCTTCGCCGACGTGCTCGCCGCGCGGCTCCGGCAGGTGCCGGTCCGGCTGGCGGCCGCGGTCGGCACCCTGGCCACGGTGAGCCTCTACCTGATCGCGCAGATGGTCGGGGCGGGGGGGCTCATCCGGCTCCTGTTCGGGCTGTCGTACGAGGCGGCGGTGGGCATCGTGGGCGTGGCGATGATCGCCTACGTGCTCTTCGGCGGGATGCTTGCCACCACCTGGGTGCAGATCGTCAAGGCGGCGCTGCTGCTGGCAGGGGCGATGCTGCTCACCGGGCTGGTGCTGGCGCAGGTCGGGTTCTCGCCGCTCGGCCTCTTTGCCGCGGCCGCCGCTCGGCAGGGCAACGCGGTGCTGGCGCCGGGCAAGCTCGTGGCCAACCCGGTGGACGCCGTCTCGCTCGGGCTCGCGCTCATGTTCGGCACGGCGGGGCTGCCGCACATCCTGATGCGCTTCTACACCGTCCCCGACGCCCGCGCCGCGCGGCGCAGCGTGTTCTTTGCCACCGGGCTCATCGGCGTCTTCTTCCTGCTCACCTTCGTGATCGGGTTCGGGGCCATGCTGCTGGTGGGGCCGGAGGCCATCCGCGCCGCCGATCCCGGCGGCAACATGGCGGCGCCGCTGCTGGCCGAGCGGCTGGGGGGCACCGGGCTGCTGGGGTTCGTGGGGGCGGTGGCGTTTGCGACCATCCTGGCGGTGGTGGCGGGGCTCACCCTCTCCGGCGCGGCGGCGCTCTCCCACGACCTCTGGGTGCACGTGGTGCGGCGCGGCGTGGCCGACCCGGCGGAGGAGCTCCGCGTGGCGCGGGTGGCCACCCTGGCGCTCGGCGTGCTGGCGGTGGTGTTAGGCATCACGTTCAAGGGCCAGAACGTGGCGTTCATGGTGGGGCTGGCCTTTGCCATCGCGGCCAGCGGCAACTTCCCGGCGCTGATGCTCACCCTCTTCTGGCGGGGCACCACCACGCGGGGCGCGGTGGCGGCGATGCTCACCGGCACCGGGGCCACGCTGCTGCTCATCTACCTCTCGCCCACCATCCAGGTGGACCTGCTGCACCGCGCCGCGGCGCCCTTCCCGCTCCGCAATCCCGCGATCGTCTCGCTGCCGCTCGGCTTCCTGGCGGGGGTGGTGGTGTCACGGCTGTGGCCGGAGCCGGCGGCGGCGGCGGCGTTCGAGGGGATGGAGCGGAGGGCGGCGGTGGGGACGGACCGGTAG
- a CDS encoding RHS repeat-associated core domain-containing protein: MHFRLPWPPHHSVLAAILTLLAALPVAARGQIQAPLAGGGGSDIVVTPDGGTASVPTGATGQTVVFTVKNVGLSVLSESFACTSTGTITCTGLSLNSYSFDPDDQISVTATFSTGTGGPGTLTLGAWGDASDQGWYNITVTGPALPIISLAPHNATNRDVSRCVAACFDGTYAHSAPAYYSLGQARGITLIYNSQTHKPAPVILADVSLPAGGTVPTTYSVQVRRPGAGTWLTLLNGATIAYFTPHASGTTRLAVAFDAATHQMDSTDIVPLEMQVMANYSGSSLGATTPVNVLTHSRRKSLFGAGVGLAGYQRLYRTTAGDILVTDGDGSVAFYDSTAAGYLRPAGAPGIRLEIKPGNPAASRYVRTYLDGTSLEFNDKGFLTRAVDRFGNATVFGYHAAPLDTLLATITDPMGKVLQLCYNAGCTAAAAKLQKVKVLPGAGERVVSYAYAGDTLVQIQDPDSFTQMLGYGSNGLLASITDRAGSVTRLFYDGMRKLDSIRAPSVALFDGTSGQPKVTYTPAERTAWRPDVSGSTSNAPKPGAPADTALKSTIADPAGAITRYSQDRFGAPTKVTDPFNNSTLLTRDSDGRVTRIDESNGHYVTFSYNAQGQLTYSGDGPGGTSTTLHYVDTLRADVSYVEGDLVRTDYHYYGAGDPGGPAGALKDVYVGVTAAWPATGGGQLVSTYKADPLGRDTAAIDPLGHTTRFFYDPTWGHSLRVRDPSGIESRVTYDAAGRPDSSFSPLTLFTKTFYGPMNQVLSQWVGATGYHYGYTYDPATLQLTRVETPRRLGGAGPIVHKFSYNALGSLIARHDAADTTKADTLKYDLAGNLRKVRTRRGDVIDMSYDKAGRLLSRAGPGMPTDYFAFDTVAGRWNVAWNSVARDSVHLDSRGRLDFWRQTLNGRTYSGTITYDAKDRPIRRVVKPSSPAADSSVVEFVYATTTGVRDSLCVFANPRRCVTFKSRSDFTVDTLVFNRGTANAWRLLQAQDASHRITSQTFTGGTNLAALELPILTYDSLSRNRTRTSPKGGSYTRRLFRYDPLGRLTNACDSTGSQCQNVINGTTDSAWTYDSAGNRGQLGTTTTYGDGNRLTAFGTTNISYDAIGGVVCRIVGSCPAGTGVGYKYSWDALGRLRGIRNGSTGALVDSMFYDALGRRVRKQMAAADEYYVYEGDQVIFDLNAAGTVLREYAWYPGGVDRLLAMRTTTPVSDTLAAILDPINGTVRGLARLRTGAKVKEYAEAPWGDAVADTGLVVRYHFAGREYDSESGLYYMRARYYDPALGRWISEDPIGIAGGLNGYAYAGNDPVNGRDPSGLKLVCTTVELDGYGGGRRECRDVWGPLDWLDPGEQCAMDTFHDPECSGYPDQDVLDYYSGLGGGEGPGAGKGAGPCDAVSHNPAVFAALNSAWQSTFKSGAEEGGALFGHGLGLTGFTGWTSSGLRSQLKIQTPFPVGVFALFHSHPNAGRSGPRSVWLQAPSPRDTALADSLRLQIFVVSRDSFFTYRPGMGTTGCHR; the protein is encoded by the coding sequence GTGCACTTCCGCCTGCCTTGGCCGCCCCACCACTCCGTTCTTGCCGCCATCCTCACACTCCTTGCCGCCCTGCCCGTCGCGGCCCGGGGGCAGATCCAGGCCCCGCTCGCCGGGGGCGGCGGCAGCGACATCGTGGTCACGCCCGATGGTGGAACGGCCTCGGTGCCGACGGGCGCCACCGGTCAGACGGTGGTGTTCACGGTTAAGAACGTCGGCCTGTCGGTCCTGTCGGAGTCGTTCGCCTGCACCAGCACCGGGACGATCACATGTACCGGGCTGAGTCTCAACTCCTACAGCTTCGACCCCGACGATCAGATCTCGGTGACCGCGACCTTCTCCACCGGCACCGGCGGGCCAGGGACCCTGACACTGGGCGCCTGGGGCGACGCCAGCGACCAGGGCTGGTACAACATCACGGTGACCGGCCCAGCCCTCCCGATCATCAGCCTTGCGCCACACAACGCCACCAATCGCGACGTGTCCAGGTGCGTGGCCGCGTGCTTCGACGGCACGTACGCGCACTCCGCGCCGGCGTACTACTCGCTCGGGCAGGCGCGCGGCATCACCCTGATCTACAACAGCCAAACCCACAAGCCGGCGCCCGTGATCCTGGCGGATGTCAGCCTCCCGGCCGGCGGGACCGTCCCGACGACCTACAGCGTCCAGGTCCGCCGACCCGGGGCAGGTACCTGGCTCACGCTCCTGAATGGGGCGACGATCGCGTACTTCACGCCGCATGCCTCCGGGACCACGCGCCTGGCCGTGGCCTTCGATGCCGCCACGCACCAGATGGACTCCACGGACATCGTGCCGCTCGAGATGCAGGTCATGGCGAACTACTCGGGCAGTTCCCTGGGAGCGACAACGCCGGTGAACGTCCTCACCCATTCCCGACGCAAGAGCCTCTTCGGGGCAGGAGTCGGGTTGGCCGGCTACCAGCGTCTCTACCGGACTACCGCCGGCGACATCCTCGTCACGGACGGCGACGGGTCGGTCGCCTTCTACGACAGCACCGCGGCCGGCTACCTTCGGCCAGCCGGCGCCCCCGGGATACGCCTAGAGATCAAGCCCGGCAATCCGGCGGCATCGCGGTACGTGCGGACCTATCTCGACGGAACCTCCCTCGAGTTCAACGATAAGGGCTTCCTGACCCGTGCGGTTGATCGATTCGGGAATGCCACGGTGTTCGGCTACCATGCCGCACCGCTCGATACCCTCCTGGCCACGATCACCGACCCGATGGGCAAGGTGCTGCAGCTCTGTTACAACGCCGGCTGCACGGCCGCTGCTGCCAAGCTGCAGAAGGTCAAGGTCCTTCCCGGCGCAGGCGAGCGGGTGGTCAGCTACGCCTACGCCGGCGACACCCTGGTCCAGATCCAGGATCCCGACAGTTTCACCCAGATGCTGGGCTACGGGTCCAACGGCCTGCTGGCCTCGATCACCGATCGCGCGGGGTCGGTGACCCGCCTGTTCTACGATGGCATGCGCAAGCTCGACAGCATCCGCGCGCCGAGCGTCGCCCTCTTCGACGGCACGAGCGGCCAGCCGAAGGTGACGTACACCCCCGCGGAGCGTACGGCCTGGCGGCCCGACGTCAGCGGATCCACCAGCAACGCCCCCAAGCCGGGGGCGCCCGCGGACACCGCGCTCAAGTCCACCATCGCGGACCCCGCCGGCGCCATCACCCGGTACAGCCAGGACCGGTTCGGCGCCCCGACCAAGGTCACCGACCCCTTCAACAACTCCACCCTGCTGACCCGGGACAGCGATGGACGCGTCACCCGGATCGATGAGTCGAACGGGCACTACGTGACCTTCAGCTACAACGCCCAGGGACAGCTGACCTACTCCGGGGACGGACCGGGCGGGACGAGTACGACGCTGCACTACGTGGATACGCTCCGCGCGGACGTCTCGTATGTCGAGGGCGACCTGGTCCGGACCGACTATCACTACTACGGGGCGGGCGACCCCGGCGGGCCGGCCGGCGCCCTCAAGGACGTCTACGTCGGCGTGACGGCGGCCTGGCCTGCCACCGGCGGCGGCCAGCTCGTGAGCACCTATAAGGCGGACCCCCTTGGCCGCGATACCGCGGCCATCGATCCGCTGGGCCACACGACGCGATTCTTCTACGATCCGACCTGGGGCCATTCGCTCCGGGTCCGGGACCCATCGGGGATCGAGAGCAGGGTCACCTACGATGCCGCCGGCCGGCCCGACAGCAGCTTCAGCCCCCTGACCCTCTTCACCAAGACCTTCTACGGGCCGATGAACCAGGTGCTGAGCCAATGGGTCGGCGCCACGGGCTACCACTACGGCTACACCTACGACCCGGCGACGCTGCAGTTGACCCGCGTGGAGACGCCGCGCCGCCTGGGCGGGGCGGGGCCCATCGTCCACAAGTTCTCCTACAACGCGCTGGGGAGCCTGATCGCCCGCCACGACGCGGCGGACACCACCAAGGCCGACACCCTCAAGTACGACCTCGCCGGGAACCTGCGGAAGGTCAGGACCCGCCGCGGCGACGTGATCGACATGAGTTACGACAAGGCGGGCCGGCTGCTCTCCCGCGCCGGCCCCGGCATGCCGACGGACTACTTTGCCTTTGACACGGTCGCGGGCCGCTGGAACGTGGCGTGGAACAGCGTGGCGCGGGACAGCGTCCACCTGGACAGCCGTGGCCGCCTCGACTTCTGGCGCCAGACCCTGAACGGCCGGACCTATTCGGGCACGATCACCTACGACGCCAAGGACCGCCCCATTCGCCGGGTCGTGAAGCCGAGCAGCCCGGCCGCGGACTCCTCGGTGGTCGAGTTCGTCTACGCCACGACGACCGGGGTCCGGGATTCGCTGTGCGTCTTCGCCAATCCGAGGCGCTGCGTCACCTTCAAGTCGCGGAGCGACTTCACGGTGGACACCCTGGTGTTCAATCGTGGCACCGCGAACGCCTGGCGCCTCCTCCAGGCACAGGATGCCAGTCACCGGATCACCAGTCAGACCTTCACCGGCGGGACCAATCTGGCCGCGCTCGAGCTGCCGATCCTCACCTACGACTCGCTCAGCCGGAACCGGACCCGCACCTCGCCCAAGGGCGGCAGCTACACCCGGCGCCTGTTCCGCTACGACCCCCTAGGCCGCCTCACCAACGCCTGTGACTCCACGGGGAGCCAGTGTCAAAACGTGATCAATGGCACGACCGACTCCGCCTGGACCTACGATTCAGCCGGGAACCGCGGCCAGCTCGGCACCACGACGACCTACGGTGACGGCAATCGCCTGACGGCGTTCGGGACCACGAACATCAGCTACGATGCCATCGGGGGCGTGGTCTGCCGGATCGTGGGCTCGTGTCCCGCCGGCACGGGGGTGGGATACAAGTACTCCTGGGACGCGCTGGGCCGGCTCCGGGGCATCCGGAACGGCTCGACAGGAGCCCTCGTGGACAGCATGTTCTATGATGCACTCGGGCGCCGGGTGCGGAAGCAGATGGCCGCCGCGGACGAATACTACGTGTACGAGGGCGACCAGGTCATCTTCGACCTCAACGCCGCGGGCACCGTGCTGCGCGAGTACGCCTGGTACCCCGGCGGGGTGGACCGGCTCCTGGCCATGCGGACCACGACCCCGGTCAGTGATACCCTGGCGGCGATCCTCGACCCGATCAACGGCACCGTGCGCGGCCTGGCCCGGCTCCGGACCGGCGCCAAGGTGAAGGAGTACGCCGAGGCGCCCTGGGGCGACGCGGTGGCCGATACCGGCCTCGTGGTCCGCTATCACTTCGCCGGACGGGAGTACGACAGCGAGAGCGGGCTTTACTACATGCGGGCGCGGTACTACGACCCGGCGCTGGGGCGATGGATCAGCGAGGACCCGATCGGGATCGCGGGGGGGCTGAATGGGTACGCGTATGCGGGGAATGATCCGGTAAACGGCAGGGATCCTTCGGGGCTCAAGCTGGTTTGTACGACGGTGGAGCTGGATGGCTACGGCGGGGGGCGTCGAGAGTGCAGGGACGTCTGGGGGCCCTTGGATTGGCTTGACCCGGGCGAGCAGTGTGCGATGGACACCTTCCACGACCCGGAATGCAGCGGCTACCCCGATCAGGATGTGCTGGACTACTACAGTGGATTGGGAGGGGGAGAGGGACCCGGGGCCGGCAAAGGTGCTGGGCCTTGCGACGCGGTGTCACACAATCCGGCCGTTTTCGCGGCGCTGAATTCAGCCTGGCAATCGACCTTCAAGTCCGGAGCTGAGGAGGGAGGGGCACTATTCGGCCACGGACTGGGGCTTACCGGATTCACTGGCTGGACTAGTAGTGGCTTGAGAAGTCAGCTCAAGATCCAAACTCCGTTTCCGGTTGGCGTATTTGCGCTGTTCCATTCTCACCCAAACGCCGGAAGGAGTGGACCACGATCCGTGTGGCTTCAAGCGCCAAGCCCTAGGGACACCGCTCTCGCGGACAGTCTCCGGCTACAGATCTTCGTTGTCTCGAGGGACTCATTCTTCACCTACCGCCCAGGCATGGGGACAACTGGATGCCATCGATGA
- a CDS encoding RHS repeat-associated core domain-containing protein → MLDPITGTVRGLARFRTGAKVKEFAEAPWGDAVADTGLVVRYHFAGREYDSESGLYYMRARYYDPALGRWISEDPIGIAGGLNVYAYAGNDPVNLTDPSGLDPDCKPIDVPPGPGQIPGIGQQCKRPWNPFGPGGPLEWLDPSNECGMDVFHDPECSGYPDQDVLDYYSGLGGAEGDGGQSASGDPSCYERNKFSALFGDGMVGKTVEFIETGSALVTFADVGASIFKAGRAGTQGSSGVPASAFNWAARQGADRLRLRYGRRIAAAAQGYLVGIGDILSPTAWVIAVGTGVYNTSISIECRVGWIQ, encoded by the coding sequence ATCCTCGACCCGATCACCGGCACCGTGCGCGGCCTGGCCCGGTTCCGCACCGGGGCCAAGGTCAAGGAATTTGCCGAGGCGCCCTGGGGCGACGCGGTGGCCGATACCGGCCTCGTGGTCCGGTATCACTTCGCCGGGCGGGAGTACGACAGCGAGAGCGGGCTCTACTACATGCGGGCACGGTACTACGACCCCGCCCTGGGGCGGTGGATCAGCGAGGATCCGATCGGGATCGCGGGCGGGCTGAATGTGTACGCGTATGCGGGGAATGATCCGGTGAACCTGACCGACCCATCGGGCCTGGACCCGGACTGCAAGCCGATTGATGTCCCACCGGGGCCGGGGCAGATCCCGGGGATTGGCCAGCAGTGCAAGCGGCCATGGAACCCATTCGGGCCGGGTGGGCCGTTGGAGTGGCTGGATCCCAGCAACGAGTGCGGGATGGACGTCTTCCACGACCCGGAATGCAGCGGCTACCCCGATCAGGATGTGCTGGACTACTACAGCGGATTGGGGGGTGCGGAGGGGGATGGAGGGCAATCGGCATCCGGCGACCCGAGTTGCTATGAAAGGAACAAGTTCTCAGCCTTGTTTGGGGATGGCATGGTCGGCAAGACGGTCGAGTTCATCGAAACGGGGAGTGCCTTAGTGACATTCGCAGATGTTGGTGCGAGCATCTTCAAGGCCGGGCGAGCCGGGACTCAAGGATCGAGTGGCGTCCCAGCTAGCGCGTTCAATTGGGCGGCCCGCCAGGGCGCGGACAGGTTGCGCCTAAGGTATGGTAGGAGGATAGCTGCTGCAGCTCAAGGCTATCTTGTTGGCATCGGCGATATCCTCTCACCGACAGCTTGGGTGATAGCTGTAGGGACAGGTGTCTACAACACTTCGATTTCCATCGAGTGTCGGGTCGGGTGGATCCAGTAG